From the Silurus meridionalis isolate SWU-2019-XX chromosome 5, ASM1480568v1, whole genome shotgun sequence genome, one window contains:
- the LOC124385595 gene encoding probable polypeptide N-acetylgalactosaminyltransferase 8: protein MRMRSRGVAKAACFLSTSALLMYVLLFSTIFSRNPSPNLLPRLERENEHTILDKLEGIERQINQLAKNLELNIQKVSQFGEKRPTVTQKQREVRKLFPDSELFRTWGDDLSEDEQKQAENLFQLYGYNVFLSDRLPLNRTLPDTRDHRCASKVYPEQLPSLSVVLIYLNEALSILKRAIHSIVHRTPAHLLKEIILVDDRSTNEDLKEKLGEFIDQMNQQRPGLLKKVKHKQRLGLSQARISGWKAAVGDVVAILDAHIEVHKHWAEPLLARIQEDRTVVLSPVFDRVDFNTLKLTPYETSAHAFDWQMWCMYESFRPEWYKLNDESMPGKSPSVMGIFVADRVFLGEIGGLDKGMEIYGGENVELGIRVWLCGGSVEIIPCSKIAHIERAHKPYAPDLAEPMRRNAIRVAEIWMDEYKRNVLVSWNLSQKNHGIDIGDVTERKKLRDQLKCKPFSWYLKNVYPELDTWDDLLGYGAIQTEFIENHCLDQGPVPGSVPVIYPCHFLNPQYCYYRSSGELYIGGITSHKYNNNRCLVDPGEGNTPSLHNCKISKEKGFHMYWDFKQGHAIKNKNTNRCLEIAQGEDSWYHLVIQACSGQKWRIQYVIKEF from the exons ATGAGAATGAGAAGTCGAGGTGTCGCAAAAGCAGCGTGCTTCTTGAGCACTTCTGCACTTTTGATGTACGTCCTGCTTTTTTCGACGATCTTCTCCAGAAATCCGTCTCCAAACCTCCTTCCCAGGctggagagagaaaatgaacacACCATCCTGGACAAGCTCGAGGGGATTGAGCGTCAGATTAACCAACTCG CTAAAAATTTAGAGCTGAACATTCAGAAAGTCTCACAATTTGGCGAAAAGCGTCCGACGGTGACTCAGAAGCAGCGAGAGGTCAGAAAGTTGTTCCCAGACTCGGAGCTGTTCAGAACGTGGGGTGACGATCTGTCTGAGGACGAGCAGAAGCAAGCCGAGAACTTATTTCAGCTTTATGGCTACaacgtgtttctcagtgaccgACTTCCTCTGAACAGGACACTACCGGACACTCGAGACCACCG GTGTGCTTCAAAGGTGTATCCGGAGCAGCTCCCGTCACTCAGCGTTGTTCTGATCTATCTGAACGAGGCTCTGTCGATTTTAAAGCGAGCCATACACAGCATCGTCCACAGAACACCTGCTCACCTGCTCAAGGAGATCATTCTGGTGGACGATCGTAGCACGAACG AGGACCTGAAGGAAAAACTTGGTGAGTTTATTGACCAAATGAATCAACAGAGGCCTGGATTACTCAAAAAAGTGAAGCACAAACAGCGACTGGGTCTGTCGCAAGCTCGTATTTCGGGATGGAAAGCAGCTGTCGGTGATGTGGTGGCCATTTTGGATGCTCACATCGAGGTGCATAagcattg GGCAGAACCGCTGCTGGCCAGAATCCAAGAAGACAGGACGGTGGTGCTGTCTCCGGTGTTTGACCGGGTGGATTTCAACACACTTAAATTGACTCCATACGAAACAAGCGCCCATGCCTTCGACTGGCAGATGTGGTGCATGTACGAGTCCTTCAGGCCAGAGTGGTACAAACTCAATGATGAGTCCATGCCTGGGAA GAGTCCTTCCGTCATGGGGATTTTTGTAGCCGATCGAGTCTTCTTGGGAGAAATTGGAGGGTTAGACAAAGGGATGGAAATTTACGGAGGCGAGAACGTCGAGCTCGGAATACGA gtttgGCTGTGTGGGGGAAGCGTCGAAATCATCCCTTGCTCTAAGATCGCTCACATAGAGCGAGCGCATAAGCCCTACGCTCCAGATCTAGCCGAGCCCATGAGAAGAAACGCGATAAGGGTGGCTGAAATCTGGATGGATGAATACAAGAGAAACGTTCTTGTCAGCTGGAATCTTTCACAGAAG AATCATGGAATTGATATCGGAGACGTGACGGAACGAAAGAAACTGAGAGACCAACTTAAATGTAAGCCCTTCAGCTGGTATCTGAAGAACGTCTATCCTGAATTAGACACCTGGGATGATCTACTCGGCTACGGCGCA ATACAGACAGAATTTATAGAAAATCACTGCCTTGATCAAGGTCCTGTTCCTGGCAGCGTCCCTGTCATTTATCCGTGCCATTTTCTTAACCCTCAG TACTGCTACTATAGGAGTAGTGGGGAACTCTACATCGGAGGCATCACCTCTCACAAGTACAATAATAACCGCTGTCTGGTGGATCCTGGTGAGGGAAACACACCTTCGCTGCATAACTGTAAAATATCCAAGGAGAAAGGATTCCATATGTACTGGGACTTTAAACAG GGTCatgcaataaaaaacaaaaacaccaacaGATGTCTCGAGATTGCTCAAGGAGAGGATTCGTGGTACCACCTTGTCATTCAGGCCTGCAGCGGGCAAAAATGGAGGATACAATACGTCATCAAAGAATTTTAA